A window of Garra rufa chromosome 11, GarRuf1.0, whole genome shotgun sequence genomic DNA:
CGGAGCAGGTCCGAAAGCGTCCCTTGCGAGCGGCACAGCACCCTCTGGGCGAAGATGGCCTGCGGGATGCTGTACCGTTTGAGTTCCGTGGTGATCCTTTGGGCCACTTCTTTGGTATTGACCTCTTCCATCTGTCCCGAACCGCTGCCGTTGTTGAGCTGCGATCCGGGCGCGGAGGAGTGGTTCTGCTCCCGAGTGGAGCCCAGCACCTGCCCGTGGCCCTGGGCGTTGAGGTGGGCGTGCGGGTGATGGTGGATGCCGTTGATCGGCACCATGCTCGCCGAAGACGCGCTCATGTGCTGCTCCCCGTGTCGAGCCAACATCGCGGGGTGGTGTGCCTCGAATCCGTTGGGTGTGAGCATCTTCTCGGCGGGCATGGTGGCCCCGGGGTGCGCGTAGGGCGGCAGCCCCTGCTGGGAGTTGTGAATGCCGCTCAGTCCGGATCCAGACAGGGGCGATAGGCTCTGTCCCATGCTGGCCACATCCTTGTGGTAGGGAGAGTAGAGGTTGTTCATCGGGGCCAGACCCCTATCGTCCCTCATCAAGGTGAAGCTCCCGCTGACGTTCCCCGGGATCCTTTGGTGCGGGTGATGATGGTGGTGGTGGTGATGGTGATGGTGGTGCGGGAATTTGTCCGAGACGGTGGAGATGGGCGGTAAGGGCTGCAGCGGGGTGAGGGTGGTGTAGGTGCTGCTCATGCTCATCCCGGGGGGAGCCTCGCACGCCATGCTCATGGCCGGGTGCAGGTGCGTGGCGAGCCCGGGGTGCTCCGGGGGCCGGTGGTGATGATAGTCGCCGCTGTCCAGGATTGATGCCATGCCCATGGAGCGCGCGTGGGCTGACAGACTGCTCCGATGGCTCCTGTGATGAGCGCTGTCTCCTGTCATGAGATCCGCCGCGCTGTGGACCGATTCATGGCTCACTCCGTGCAGATCGCCAATGTTCTCCATCGACAGCTGGGCGTTCATTATACGTGCAAGCGTGTGGACAAATCATCTATCTGATATAGCGGAGGGAGCAGTGTCCACAGAAGTGCTCtcattgggaaaaaaaaaagttctgttgTTATCTTGtgtaatttttcttttcttttctgtttctattttttcctttttctgtGTTTTATAAAGTTTTGTAATTTTTTGGAAATGTTAAGGCCCCCGTCCCTTCAGCAGTGCATGGTGTCCGTGTGCTCGCGTCCCTCGCCATCTCTTGCCATGTCTGCTGTTGTTCCGCGCACTGCTCCGTGCTGCGGCTGCAGCTCCTCTGTGCCGCGCATGCGCGCTGAACGCGGCTTCTTTGACGTCACTTATTAAGGAAGTTGCACCCCATTGCTATTAAACAGGAATGCCTCCTCCTCGATGTATAGCACCACCAACCTCACACAACcgagtgaaaaaaaaattacaaataaaaaaaatgaaaaatgaaggaATGGAATGGTATGCATATGATGCTTTATTAGAACACGCAGATGACCTTATGAAGTCTGATTATACCCGTGAATAATTCATGAATATATGCAATTCCTCCTTAATGCGATGGGTGCAGAAAACAAACTTCCGGGTTCACCTGGGGGCCTCTGCTTGCATTAATATGCACATACATTAGTTCCAGCTCCAAACTTCAGAGACATGTTTACACATATGCACATACGACCGCAGATATCAAGACACTGTATAAAGGCTATAGCCATGACATTCAGTTGAAATAAAAAGGTCcgacacaaaataaataaatatatatattttttaatgtcaaAAAGTGACTCAATCGATTGCTAAATGTAAGTCATTCTGTACCATGCAGAGCTGGAGTGTTTTTGGGACTGAGGACAGACGGCTCGGTAATAGGCAGAGAAAGGCTGGACAGATG
This region includes:
- the onecut1 gene encoding hepatocyte nuclear factor 6; its protein translation is MNAQLSMENIGDLHGVSHESVHSAADLMTGDSAHHRSHRSSLSAHARSMGMASILDSGDYHHHRPPEHPGLATHLHPAMSMACEAPPGMSMSSTYTTLTPLQPLPPISTVSDKFPHHHHHHHHHHHHPHQRIPGNVSGSFTLMRDDRGLAPMNNLYSPYHKDVASMGQSLSPLSGSGLSGIHNSQQGLPPYAHPGATMPAEKMLTPNGFEAHHPAMLARHGEQHMSASSASMVPINGIHHHPHAHLNAQGHGQVLGSTREQNHSSAPGSQLNNGSGSGQMEEVNTKEVAQRITTELKRYSIPQAIFAQRVLCRSQGTLSDLLRNPKPWSKLKSGRETFRRMWKWLQEPEFQRMSALRLAGERTIACKRKEQEHGKSERGSISKKPRLVFTDVQRRTLHAIFKENKRPSKELQITISQQLGLELATVSNFFMNARRRSLDKWLDDGSSNSANSSSSSTCTKA